The Oxalobacteraceae bacterium OTU3CINTB1 genome includes a window with the following:
- the purF gene encoding amidophosphoribosyltransferase has translation MCGIVGVVSHQPVNQLLYDALLLLQHRGQDAAGIATNHSSMFAMHKANGLVRDVFRTRNMRTLQGNSGIGHCRYPTAGSSSEEEAQPFYVNAPFGITLAHNGNLTNWEQLKQEMFKNDRRHINTDSDSEVLLNVLAHEIQKATTGISIDADTIFDAVTVLHRRVKGGYAAVAQIAGVGLLAFRDPFGIRPLCLGINETEQGAEYLVASESVALEGMGFRFLRDVAPGECVFVDADMQLHSRQCADNPSLNPCVFEFVYLARPDSVIDGASVYATRLKMGEYLAEKIKREFKDGEIDVVMPIPDSSRPAAIQLALALNVEYREGFIKNRYIGRTFIMPGQAARKKSVRQKLNAIASEFKDKVVLLVDDSIVRGTTSREIVQMAREAGAKKVIFASAAPPVIYPNVYGIDMPTRDELIAYGRTTEEVCREITADHLVYQDIESLKRAISDVNPELKNFEASCFDGIYVTGDVSKEYLDKLEYARHNPKAKTTHEDAGRSQLNLNLATAEG, from the coding sequence ATGTGTGGCATCGTCGGCGTCGTTTCCCATCAACCTGTCAATCAACTGCTGTATGACGCCTTGCTGCTGCTGCAGCACCGCGGCCAGGATGCAGCGGGTATCGCGACCAATCACAGCAGCATGTTCGCCATGCACAAGGCCAACGGCCTGGTGCGTGACGTTTTCCGCACCCGCAACATGCGCACCCTGCAAGGCAACTCGGGCATCGGCCACTGCCGCTATCCGACCGCCGGCTCGTCGAGCGAGGAAGAGGCGCAACCGTTCTACGTCAACGCCCCGTTCGGCATCACCCTGGCGCACAACGGCAACCTGACCAACTGGGAACAGCTCAAGCAAGAGATGTTCAAGAATGACCGCCGCCATATCAACACCGACTCCGATTCGGAAGTGCTGCTCAACGTGCTGGCCCACGAAATCCAGAAGGCCACCACCGGCATCTCGATCGACGCCGACACCATCTTCGACGCCGTCACCGTGCTGCACCGCCGTGTGAAGGGTGGTTACGCCGCCGTCGCGCAGATCGCCGGCGTCGGCCTGCTGGCGTTCCGCGATCCGTTCGGCATCCGTCCGCTGTGCCTTGGCATCAACGAAACCGAGCAGGGCGCCGAGTACCTGGTCGCCTCCGAATCGGTGGCGCTCGAAGGCATGGGCTTCCGCTTCCTGCGCGACGTCGCGCCGGGCGAGTGCGTCTTCGTCGATGCCGACATGCAGCTGCACAGCCGCCAGTGCGCCGACAATCCGTCGCTCAACCCGTGCGTGTTCGAATTCGTCTACTTGGCCCGTCCGGACTCGGTCATCGACGGCGCCTCGGTCTACGCCACCCGCCTGAAAATGGGCGAGTACCTGGCCGAGAAGATCAAGCGCGAATTCAAGGACGGCGAGATCGACGTCGTCATGCCGATTCCCGATTCGTCGCGTCCGGCCGCGATCCAGCTGGCGCTGGCGCTCAACGTCGAGTACCGCGAAGGCTTCATCAAGAACCGCTACATCGGCCGCACCTTCATCATGCCGGGCCAGGCCGCGCGCAAGAAATCGGTACGCCAGAAGCTGAACGCGATCGCCTCCGAATTCAAGGACAAGGTCGTGCTGCTGGTCGACGACTCGATCGTGCGCGGCACCACCAGCCGGGAGATCGTGCAGATGGCGCGCGAAGCGGGCGCGAAGAAAGTCATCTTCGCCTCGGCCGCGCCGCCGGTGATCTACCCGAACGTGTACGGCATCGACATGCCGACCCGCGACGAGCTGATCGCCTACGGCCGCACCACCGAGGAAGTTTGCCGCGAAATCACCGCCGACCACCTGGTGTACCAGGACATCGAGTCGTTGAAGCGCGCCATCTCGGATGTGAATCCGGAGTTGAAGAACTTCGAAGCGTCGTGCTTCGACGGCATCTATGTGACGGGCGACGTGTCGAAGGAATACCTCGACAAGCTGGAGTACGCGCGCCACAACCCGAAGGCCAAGACGACCCACGAGGACGCCGGCCGCTCGCAACTGAATCTGAATCTCGCGACCGCCGAAGGCTGA
- a CDS encoding cystathionine gamma-synthase family protein: MNDKKHYGFTTTILHNDRLKGIEHGSLHKPIHTSVAFGYSDARQLASVFQGKEPGFRYGRQGNPTISALEDKVNKMEQGVGTLCFATGMGAIGAVFQALLRAGDHVVSSAFLFGNTNSLWQTTMAQGVGVSFVDATDVANVEAAITDQTRMVFVETIANPRTQVADLKRIGELCKARGILYIVDNTMTTPYLFRPKSVGAGLVVNALTKSIGGHGNALGGSLTDTGEYDWTKFPNIYENYKKAAPLQWGLAQIRAKGLRDFGASLGPEAAHHIAVGAETLALRMERTSSNALALAEMLEADERVAAVHYPGLASHPQHGISSELFRKHGSLLSFELKDGIDCFDFLNRLKLAIPASNLGDTRTLVIPVAHTIFYEMGAERRASMGIAESLIRVSVGIEDTDDLLDDFACALEGC, encoded by the coding sequence ATGAACGATAAGAAACACTACGGTTTCACCACCACCATCCTGCACAACGACCGCCTGAAGGGCATCGAGCACGGCTCGCTGCACAAGCCGATCCACACCTCGGTCGCGTTCGGTTATAGCGACGCGCGCCAGCTGGCGTCCGTATTCCAGGGCAAGGAGCCGGGCTTCCGCTACGGCCGGCAGGGCAACCCAACGATCTCGGCGCTCGAGGACAAGGTCAACAAGATGGAGCAGGGCGTCGGCACCTTGTGCTTCGCCACCGGCATGGGCGCGATCGGCGCCGTGTTCCAGGCGCTGCTGCGCGCGGGCGACCATGTCGTCTCGTCGGCCTTCCTGTTCGGTAACACCAACAGCCTGTGGCAGACCACGATGGCGCAGGGCGTCGGCGTGTCGTTCGTCGACGCCACCGACGTCGCCAACGTCGAGGCCGCAATTACCGACCAGACCCGCATGGTGTTTGTCGAAACCATCGCCAACCCCCGCACGCAGGTCGCGGACCTCAAGCGCATCGGCGAGCTGTGCAAGGCGCGCGGCATCCTCTACATCGTCGACAACACGATGACCACGCCGTACCTGTTCCGGCCGAAGTCGGTCGGCGCCGGGCTGGTGGTCAACGCGCTGACCAAATCGATTGGCGGCCACGGCAACGCGCTGGGTGGCAGCCTGACCGACACCGGCGAATACGACTGGACCAAATTCCCGAACATCTACGAGAACTACAAGAAGGCCGCCCCGCTGCAATGGGGGCTGGCGCAGATCCGCGCCAAAGGGTTGCGCGATTTCGGCGCCTCGCTGGGGCCGGAGGCGGCGCACCACATCGCCGTCGGCGCCGAAACCTTGGCGCTGCGCATGGAGCGCACCAGCTCCAATGCGCTGGCGCTGGCCGAGATGCTGGAGGCGGACGAGCGCGTGGCCGCCGTCCACTATCCGGGCCTGGCATCGCACCCGCAGCACGGCATCTCGAGCGAACTGTTCCGCAAGCACGGTTCGCTGCTCAGTTTTGAATTGAAGGATGGGATCGACTGTTTCGACTTCCTGAACCGGCTCAAGCTGGCGATCCCGGCGTCGAACCTGGGCGACACGCGCACCTTGGTGATTCCGGTCGCGCACACGATCTTCTACGAGATGGGCGCCGAGCGGCGCGCCTCGATGGGCATCGCCGAATCGTTGATACGGGTATCGGTCGGCATCGAAGACACCGACGACCTGCTCGACGACTTCGCCTGCGCCCTGGAAGGCTGCTAA
- a CDS encoding beta-lactamase family protein: protein MIKTRVDVDQAGTGMVVGIIDAHGSRVLAYGKLSEGGAPVDADSVYEIGSITKVFTATLLSDMARRGEVALDHPATRYLPVKLPAVGERQITLADLSSQLSGIPGIPSNLAPKDDNNPFADYTVPQLYAFVSGFTPARPAGEKYEYSNAGVGLLGHILTLRAKTDYETLVRQRITGPLGMNDTGISLTPAMRQHLAVGYGMPGMPAANWDMPVLAGMGALRSSTADMLKFVGANMGLDKSPLYGAMQATHQARHAIEGKPGQSVALGWHVLEQNGSRIVWHNGGTAGYRTYIGFDEVTRRGVVLMSNSHTGSDDIARRALNSAFPIIVPKPMAM, encoded by the coding sequence ATGATCAAGACCCGCGTGGATGTCGACCAGGCCGGCACTGGCATGGTGGTCGGCATCATCGACGCGCATGGCAGCAGGGTGCTAGCGTACGGGAAACTGAGCGAGGGCGGCGCGCCCGTCGATGCCGATTCCGTCTACGAGATCGGCTCGATCACCAAGGTCTTCACCGCCACCTTATTGAGCGACATGGCGCGGCGCGGCGAAGTCGCTCTTGACCACCCCGCCACGCGCTACCTGCCGGTGAAGCTGCCTGCCGTCGGCGAGCGCCAGATCACGCTGGCCGATTTGTCTTCGCAGCTGTCCGGCATTCCCGGCATCCCGTCCAATCTGGCACCCAAGGACGACAACAATCCGTTCGCCGATTACACGGTGCCGCAGTTGTACGCGTTCGTGTCCGGCTTCACGCCAGCGCGGCCGGCTGGCGAGAAGTATGAGTATTCCAACGCCGGCGTCGGCCTGCTCGGGCACATCCTGACATTGCGTGCAAAGACGGACTACGAAACGCTGGTACGCCAGCGGATCACCGGCCCGCTGGGCATGAACGACACGGGCATTTCGCTGACGCCGGCCATGCGCCAGCATTTGGCGGTGGGCTACGGGATGCCGGGCATGCCGGCGGCCAATTGGGATATGCCGGTGCTGGCAGGCATGGGCGCGTTGCGTTCGTCGACAGCGGACATGTTGAAATTTGTGGGCGCGAACATGGGCTTGGACAAGTCGCCGCTATACGGCGCGATGCAGGCCACGCATCAGGCGCGCCATGCGATAGAGGGCAAGCCGGGCCAGTCGGTGGCGCTGGGCTGGCATGTCCTGGAGCAGAACGGCTCGCGCATCGTCTGGCACAACGGCGGGACCGCGGGCTACCGCACGTATATCGGGTTTGACGAAGTCACGCGGCGGGGCGTGGTGCTGATGTCGAACTCGCACACGGGATCGGACGACATCGCGCGGCGCGCGTTGAACAGCGCATTCCCGATCATCGTTCCCAAGCCCATGGCGATGTAA
- the lexA gene encoding transcriptional repressor LexA — MIKLTARQEQILNLIKDAIENTGFPPTRAEIANELGFKSANAAEEHLQALARKGAIEIAAGTSRGIRLLGVHAEPATPKVPVSLMMSLPLIGRVAAGSPILAQENLEASYSVDPAMFSSKPDYLLKVRGESMRDAGIMDGDLLAVKKVDSAKNGQIVVARIGNDVTVKRYRKTGTLVELLPENPDFKIIKVDPEADEFALEGLAVGLMRSWH; from the coding sequence ATGATCAAGCTCACCGCACGCCAGGAACAAATTCTCAATCTGATCAAGGATGCCATCGAAAACACCGGCTTCCCGCCGACGCGCGCCGAGATCGCCAACGAACTGGGCTTCAAATCCGCCAACGCGGCCGAGGAGCATCTGCAGGCGCTGGCGCGCAAGGGCGCCATCGAAATCGCCGCCGGCACCTCGCGCGGCATCCGTCTGCTGGGCGTGCACGCCGAACCAGCCACGCCGAAGGTGCCGGTGTCACTGATGATGTCGTTGCCGCTGATCGGCCGCGTGGCCGCCGGCTCGCCGATCCTGGCGCAGGAAAACCTGGAGGCCAGCTACAGCGTCGACCCGGCGATGTTCTCGTCCAAGCCGGACTACCTGCTCAAGGTGCGCGGCGAATCGATGCGCGACGCCGGCATCATGGACGGCGACCTGCTGGCGGTAAAGAAGGTCGACAGCGCCAAGAACGGCCAGATCGTCGTCGCGCGGATCGGCAACGACGTCACGGTCAAGCGCTACCGCAAGACCGGCACGCTGGTCGAGCTGCTGCCGGAGAACCCGGACTTCAAGATCATCAAGGTCGACCCCGAGGCGGACGAATTCGCGCTGGAAGGCCTGGCGGTCGGCCTGATGCGCAGCTGGCACTAA
- a CDS encoding DUF5695 domain-containing protein, protein MQPFRALSPLLFSFLITGPALAAEAPAPAAAKPSHPDIATKAYSTKQFLLALRTDTQTLARLDPVADPSFDFTPGPREAERQYDGYAHIGDLNLRLRSGGAGAWQEFSSSAARRPIKPLKAGGKVLAAADITASLGKDLPLTVERRWLNEGGALVLRFTLINKSNAPVEIGGLGMPMVFDNIITDRNLEQAHASASFADPYIGRDAGYVQVTRLNGQGPALIVTPDGRTPLEAWRPLTDRSPRAQTSEGFYDWTVASKAYAENEWKNAGEQWNTPTSITLEAGARRDIGVRFATAPSIRAIEAALIAQKRPVAVGIPGYVVPTDLEATLFLNSPQKVIGITSSPENALAVAPVKSSAKGWARYTVRGNGWGPARLSIAYADGSVQTVSYFVTKPLEQTVADLGKFSTTQQWFDDKTDPFNRAPAILTYDRDAKRIVTDDPRVWISGMSDEGGGGSWVAAMSKQLDNPNAAEVAKLERLVNETVVGKLQVADGPQAGAVRKSLFYYDPKAFPGYYNQKADWSTWTSWPKKNADDLGRAYNYPHVAIGHWVLYRLARNHVGLVTAHDWRWYLQRAYQTTVAMVRDAPEYAQFGLMEGDVFLDILKDLQREGMTAEAADMEAMMKRRADHWRTLAFPFGSEMAWDSTGQAEVYAWMRHFGYTKQADITREVILGYDPAIPSWGYNGNARRYWDFLYGGKTARIERQIHHYGSTLNAVPLFDAYRANPSDLYLLRVAYGGLLGGITNIDRDGFSSAAFHAWPDMMRWDAYSGDYGMGFYGHAYATATYVLKDPTFGWLSFGGNMKVANNGTVQITPRDSARTRLFVAPARAWITLEAGKIDSAAFDPTSGAITLELAAATAATPAARLLVESPGGRFKPQGLVSEREGYKIPLTAATTRVLLKPR, encoded by the coding sequence ATGCAACCTTTCCGCGCGCTGTCCCCTCTGCTGTTTTCCTTCCTCATTACGGGCCCAGCCCTCGCCGCCGAGGCGCCCGCCCCCGCCGCCGCCAAACCCAGCCATCCCGACATCGCCACCAAGGCCTACAGCACCAAACAGTTTCTGCTGGCGCTGCGCACTGACACCCAGACGCTGGCCCGGCTCGACCCGGTCGCCGATCCCAGCTTCGACTTCACACCCGGCCCGAGGGAGGCCGAGCGTCAATACGACGGCTACGCCCACATCGGCGACCTGAACCTGCGCCTGCGCAGCGGTGGCGCCGGGGCCTGGCAGGAATTCTCCTCGTCCGCCGCGCGGCGACCGATCAAGCCGCTGAAGGCCGGCGGCAAGGTCCTGGCGGCGGCCGACATCACGGCCAGCCTGGGCAAGGACCTGCCGTTGACGGTGGAGCGGCGCTGGCTCAACGAGGGCGGCGCGCTGGTGCTGCGGTTCACGTTGATTAACAAGTCGAACGCGCCGGTGGAAATCGGCGGCCTCGGCATGCCGATGGTGTTCGACAACATCATCACCGACCGCAACCTGGAGCAGGCCCATGCCAGCGCCAGTTTCGCCGACCCTTATATAGGCCGCGACGCCGGCTATGTGCAGGTGACGCGCCTCAACGGCCAGGGTCCGGCGCTGATCGTCACGCCGGACGGGCGCACGCCGCTGGAAGCATGGCGTCCGCTGACCGACCGCAGCCCGCGCGCGCAAACCTCAGAAGGCTTCTACGACTGGACCGTCGCCAGCAAGGCCTACGCCGAGAACGAATGGAAGAACGCCGGCGAACAGTGGAACACGCCGACCAGCATCACTTTGGAAGCGGGCGCGCGGCGCGACATCGGCGTGCGCTTCGCCACGGCGCCGTCGATCCGCGCCATCGAAGCCGCCCTGATCGCGCAAAAGCGCCCGGTCGCGGTTGGCATCCCCGGCTACGTGGTGCCGACCGATCTGGAGGCGACGCTGTTCCTCAACAGTCCGCAAAAAGTCATCGGCATCACCAGTTCGCCCGAGAACGCGCTGGCCGTCGCGCCGGTCAAGTCGAGCGCCAAAGGCTGGGCACGCTACACGGTGCGCGGCAACGGCTGGGGACCGGCGCGCCTGTCGATCGCCTACGCCGATGGCAGCGTGCAGACGGTCAGCTACTTCGTCACCAAGCCGCTGGAGCAAACGGTGGCCGACCTCGGCAAGTTCTCCACCACCCAGCAATGGTTCGACGACAAGACAGATCCGTTCAACCGCGCGCCTGCCATCCTCACCTACGACCGCGACGCCAAGCGCATCGTCACCGACGATCCGCGCGTGTGGATCTCCGGCATGAGCGACGAAGGCGGCGGCGGCAGCTGGGTGGCGGCCATGAGCAAGCAGCTCGACAATCCCAACGCGGCCGAGGTGGCCAAGCTGGAACGGCTGGTCAACGAGACGGTGGTCGGCAAGTTGCAGGTGGCCGACGGCCCGCAGGCAGGCGCCGTGCGCAAGAGCCTGTTCTACTACGACCCGAAAGCCTTCCCCGGCTACTACAACCAGAAAGCGGACTGGAGCACCTGGACCTCATGGCCGAAGAAGAACGCGGACGACCTGGGCCGCGCTTATAACTATCCGCACGTCGCCATCGGCCACTGGGTGCTGTACCGGCTGGCGCGCAACCACGTCGGCCTGGTCACCGCGCACGACTGGCGCTGGTACTTGCAGCGCGCCTACCAGACCACGGTGGCGATGGTGCGCGACGCGCCCGAGTACGCGCAGTTCGGGCTGATGGAGGGCGACGTCTTCCTCGACATCCTGAAAGACTTGCAGCGCGAAGGCATGACGGCCGAGGCGGCCGACATGGAAGCGATGATGAAGCGGCGCGCCGACCACTGGCGCACGCTGGCCTTCCCCTTCGGCAGCGAGATGGCGTGGGACTCGACCGGCCAGGCCGAGGTCTACGCGTGGATGCGCCACTTCGGCTACACCAAGCAGGCCGACATCACGCGCGAAGTGATCCTGGGCTACGACCCGGCGATTCCGAGCTGGGGCTACAACGGCAACGCCCGCCGCTACTGGGATTTCTTATATGGCGGCAAGACCGCGCGCATCGAGCGCCAGATCCACCATTACGGCTCGACCTTGAACGCGGTGCCGCTGTTCGACGCCTACCGCGCCAACCCGAGCGACCTGTACTTGCTGCGCGTGGCCTACGGCGGGCTGCTGGGCGGCATCACCAATATCGATCGCGACGGTTTCTCGTCGGCCGCCTTCCACGCCTGGCCGGACATGATGCGCTGGGACGCCTACAGCGGCGACTACGGCATGGGCTTCTACGGCCACGCGTACGCGACCGCCACCTATGTACTGAAAGACCCGACCTTCGGCTGGCTCAGCTTTGGCGGCAACATGAAAGTGGCTAATAATGGCACGGTCCAGATCACGCCCAGGGACAGCGCGCGCACGCGCCTGTTTGTGGCGCCGGCGCGTGCCTGGATCACCCTGGAGGCGGGCAAGATCGACAGCGCGGCGTTCGACCCGACTAGCGGCGCGATCACGCTCGAGCTCGCAGCCGCCACCGCTGCGACGCCGGCGGCCCGGCTGCTGGTCGAGAGTCCGGGCGGCAGATTCAAGCCGCAGGGCCTGGTTTCCGAGCGCGAGGGCTACAAGATTCCGCTGACGGCGGCGACCACGCGCGTGCTGTTGAAGCCACGATGA
- the rpsF gene encoding 30S ribosomal protein S6, whose protein sequence is MRHYEIVFIVHPDQSEQVPAMIERYKTTVTTRGGAVHRVEDWGRRQMAYSIQKLAKAHYICLNIECDNETLVELETAFKFNDAVLRHLTVKMKKAETAPSPMMKSVQREDAAKSHRTEAPAAPVAAAPAA, encoded by the coding sequence ATGCGTCACTATGAAATAGTATTTATCGTCCATCCGGACCAGAGCGAGCAAGTGCCCGCCATGATCGAACGTTACAAAACCACCGTAACGACCCGCGGCGGCGCCGTGCACCGTGTTGAAGATTGGGGCCGCCGTCAGATGGCTTACTCGATCCAGAAACTGGCTAAAGCACACTACATCTGCCTGAACATCGAATGCGACAACGAGACCCTGGTCGAGCTGGAAACCGCCTTCAAATTCAATGATGCCGTGCTGCGTCACCTGACCGTCAAGATGAAGAAAGCGGAAACCGCTCCTTCGCCGATGATGAAGTCGGTACAACGTGAAGATGCAGCGAAATCGCATCGCACCGAAGCCCCAGCAGCTCCTGTTGCCGCCGCTCCTGCGGCCTAA
- the rpsR gene encoding 30S ribosomal protein S18 has translation MAFGKKFDKNKLKLKEKRKQQNPLFKRKKFCRFTAAGVEQVDYKDVDTLKDFVQENGKIMPARLTGTKAHYQRQVDTAIKRARYLALLPYTDLHHA, from the coding sequence ATGGCATTCGGTAAAAAGTTCGACAAAAACAAGCTCAAGCTTAAAGAAAAGCGCAAGCAACAAAATCCACTGTTCAAGCGCAAGAAGTTCTGCCGCTTCACCGCCGCTGGCGTTGAGCAGGTTGACTACAAAGACGTTGATACCCTGAAGGACTTCGTCCAGGAAAACGGCAAGATCATGCCAGCACGTCTGACCGGCACCAAGGCGCACTACCAGCGTCAAGTTGACACCGCCATCAAACGCGCCCGCTACCTCGCGCTGCTGCCTTACACCGATCTGCACCACGCTTAA
- the rplI gene encoding 50S ribosomal protein L9, with protein sequence MQIILLEKVVNLGNLGEVVKVKDGYARNFLIPQKMARRATASAVAEFEVKRAELEKAAAAKLAAAQAQGEKLNGMTVNVSQKAGVDGRLFGSVTNFDIAEALTKAGFAVEKAAVRMPTGPLKTVGEHPVSVALHTDVVVEVTVAVVGEAA encoded by the coding sequence ATGCAAATCATTCTGTTAGAAAAAGTCGTCAACCTGGGCAACCTGGGTGAAGTCGTTAAAGTTAAAGACGGTTACGCACGTAACTTCCTGATTCCGCAAAAAATGGCCCGTCGCGCTACCGCGTCGGCTGTTGCTGAATTCGAAGTCAAGCGCGCCGAACTGGAAAAAGCTGCTGCCGCCAAACTGGCCGCCGCGCAAGCCCAAGGCGAGAAACTGAACGGCATGACCGTGAACGTTTCGCAAAAAGCTGGTGTCGACGGCCGTCTGTTCGGCTCGGTCACCAACTTCGACATCGCTGAAGCGCTGACCAAAGCTGGTTTCGCTGTAGAAAAAGCTGCTGTGCGCATGCCTACCGGTCCTCTGAAGACCGTTGGCGAGCACCCGGTGAGCGTTGCTCTGCACACCGACGTAGTGGTCGAAGTGACCGTTGCAGTCGTCGGCGAAGCAGCCTAA
- a CDS encoding replicative DNA helicase: MNTPSDPQLDSLRVPPHSIEAEQSVIGGLLRDNQAFDRIADMMHSEDFYRYDHRIIFEQIVKMINGSKPADVITVFETLTQMGKAEDVGGLAYLNAMAQNTPSAANIRRYAEIVRDRSILRQLITVADEISGQAFTPQGKEVKQMLDEAESKIFAIAEQGARGAAGWLPVQPLLTQVVERIDELYSRDNQSEITGVPTGWIDLDRMTSGLQPGDMVVVAGRPSMGKTAFSMNIAENVAVEEGLPVAVFSMEMGGVQLAMRMLGSVGQLDQHRLRTGKLNDEDWPRLTHAIQKMNDAQVYIDETPALNPIEMRARARRLSRQCGKLGLIVVDYLQLMTGSTQGDNRASEISEISRSLKGLAKELQCPVIALSQLNRSLEQRPNKRPVMSDLRESGAIEQDADVIIFLYRDEVYNPDSPDKGTAEIIIGKQRNGPIGSVRLTWIGQYTKFGNYAGNLALYQGD; the protein is encoded by the coding sequence ATGAACACCCCCTCCGATCCGCAACTCGATTCACTCCGCGTCCCGCCGCATTCCATCGAAGCAGAACAGTCCGTCATCGGCGGCTTGCTGCGCGATAACCAGGCGTTCGACCGCATCGCGGACATGATGCATTCGGAAGACTTCTACCGCTATGACCACCGCATCATCTTCGAACAGATCGTCAAGATGATCAACGGCTCCAAGCCGGCCGACGTCATCACGGTGTTCGAAACATTGACGCAGATGGGCAAGGCCGAGGACGTCGGCGGCCTGGCCTACCTGAACGCGATGGCGCAAAACACGCCGTCGGCGGCCAATATCCGGCGTTACGCCGAGATCGTGCGCGACCGTTCCATCCTGCGCCAGCTGATCACCGTGGCCGACGAGATTTCCGGCCAGGCGTTCACGCCCCAGGGCAAGGAAGTCAAGCAGATGCTCGACGAGGCCGAATCGAAGATCTTCGCCATCGCCGAACAGGGCGCCCGCGGCGCCGCCGGCTGGCTGCCGGTGCAGCCGCTGCTGACCCAGGTGGTCGAGCGCATCGATGAATTATATTCACGTGACAACCAGTCCGAGATCACCGGCGTGCCAACCGGCTGGATCGACCTCGACCGCATGACCTCCGGCCTGCAGCCGGGCGACATGGTGGTCGTCGCCGGCCGTCCGTCGATGGGCAAGACCGCGTTCTCGATGAACATCGCCGAGAACGTCGCCGTCGAAGAGGGCCTGCCGGTCGCCGTGTTCTCGATGGAGATGGGCGGCGTGCAGCTGGCCATGCGTATGCTCGGTTCCGTCGGCCAGCTCGACCAGCACCGCCTGCGCACCGGTAAGCTCAACGACGAGGATTGGCCGCGCCTGACGCACGCCATCCAGAAAATGAACGACGCCCAGGTCTATATCGATGAGACCCCGGCATTGAACCCGATCGAGATGCGCGCCCGCGCGCGGCGCCTGTCGCGCCAGTGCGGCAAGCTCGGCCTGATCGTGGTCGACTACCTGCAGCTGATGACCGGTTCGACCCAGGGCGACAACCGCGCCTCCGAGATCTCGGAGATCTCGCGCTCGCTCAAGGGCCTGGCCAAGGAACTGCAGTGCCCGGTGATCGCGCTGTCGCAGCTGAACCGCTCGCTGGAGCAACGCCCCAACAAACGTCCCGTCATGTCCGACCTGCGCGAATCCGGCGCTATCGAGCAGGATGCGGACGTCATCATCTTCCTGTATCGCGACGAGGTCTACAACCCCGACTCGCCCGATAAGGGAACGGCCGAGATCATCATCGGTAAGCAGCGTAACGGCCCGATCGGCTCGGTGCGCCTGACCTGGATCGGCCAATACACCAAGTTCGGCAACTACGCCGGTAACCTGGCGCTGTACCAAGGCGACTAA
- a CDS encoding DUF47 domain-containing protein gives MFGRLMPTEGKFFDLFNQHADLCVKGAKEMLGLMSNFDDLENRVHAIESIEKQADKITYATVDLLHKTFITPIDRDDIHKLITRQDDILDLLEDAAQTVSLYDLHSVTPEAKRLAELVLACTEKVKEAVALLHNMDNSRQIVAICEEIDRLESDADHVMRAAMSKLFRDEPDVRNLIKMKAIYEILETVTDRCEDVANIIEGIIVENA, from the coding sequence ATGTTTGGACGCTTGATGCCCACCGAGGGCAAATTTTTTGACCTGTTCAATCAGCACGCCGACCTGTGCGTCAAAGGTGCAAAAGAGATGCTGGGGTTGATGTCCAACTTCGACGACCTGGAAAACCGCGTGCACGCCATCGAGAGCATCGAGAAACAGGCCGACAAGATCACCTACGCCACCGTCGACCTGCTGCACAAGACCTTCATCACGCCGATCGACCGCGACGACATCCACAAGCTCATCACGCGCCAGGACGACATCCTCGACCTGCTGGAAGACGCCGCCCAGACCGTCTCGCTGTACGACCTGCACTCGGTCACGCCGGAAGCCAAGCGCCTGGCCGAGCTGGTGCTCGCCTGCACCGAGAAGGTCAAGGAAGCCGTGGCGCTGCTGCACAACATGGACAACTCGCGCCAGATCGTTGCCATCTGCGAAGAGATCGACCGCCTGGAGTCGGACGCCGACCACGTCATGCGCGCCGCCATGTCCAAGCTGTTCCGCGACGAACCGGATGTGCGCAACCTGATCAAGATGAAGGCGATCTACGAAATTCTGGAAACCGTCACCGACCGTTGCGAGGATGTGGCCAACATCATCGAAGGCATCATCGTCGAAAACGCCTAA